The region TCAGATGGCTCAATTCGGTCAACTAGAACCAGAAGCTAAAGTAGTAGAAGATATCGTAGCTAGAGTAATGACTAACCAAGATGAGGTAAGACGTATTTCTGAGCAAGTTATGAATGAAAAAGTTTTAACTTTATTCAATGAAAAAGTAAAAGCTGAAGTTAAAGAAGTTTCTTACAAAGATTTCGTTAAGGAAATGTACGGAGAATAATATCCGAAAAAAAATAAGTATATTTGAGCGTCTTTCTGTCATAAGAAAGACGCTTATTTTTTATTGAATATTAAACAAATTGAAAAAGAATATGGATTTTGGTAAAGAGTTTCAAAAGTTTGCTACTAAGCATCAAGGGATAAATAGCATGTACTATGATAAAATCGTAAGTAGCATGACTCCTTATATCATAGAAGAAAGACAAATGAATGTTGCATCTATGGATGTGTTTTCACGTCTTATGATGGATAGAATTATTTTTATGGGTACAGCTATTGATGATTATGTAGCTAATATTATTCAGGCACAGTTGTTATTCTTAGAAAGTGTAGATAATGAAAAAGATATTAGTATCTACGTTAACTCTCCTGGAGGAGGTGTGTATGCGGGATTAGGTATCTATGACACAATGCAATTAATCAAACCAGATGTAGCAACTATCTGTACAGGTATGGCTGCATCTATGGGGGCTGTTTTGTTATGTGCTGGAGCTGAAGGTAAACGTTCGGCATTACCACACTCTCGTGTAATGATTCACCAACCGTTAGGAGGGGCACAAGGACAAGCTTCAGATATCGA is a window of Myroides oncorhynchi DNA encoding:
- the clpP gene encoding ATP-dependent Clp endopeptidase proteolytic subunit ClpP encodes the protein MDFGKEFQKFATKHQGINSMYYDKIVSSMTPYIIEERQMNVASMDVFSRLMMDRIIFMGTAIDDYVANIIQAQLLFLESVDNEKDISIYVNSPGGGVYAGLGIYDTMQLIKPDVATICTGMAASMGAVLLCAGAEGKRSALPHSRVMIHQPLGGAQGQASDIEITAREIMKLKTELYEIISKHSGQSMEKVHHDSDRDYWMIAQEAKEYGMIDEVLIRK